In Amblyomma americanum isolate KBUSLIRL-KWMA chromosome 8, ASM5285725v1, whole genome shotgun sequence, the DNA window gactCTAATAGAAaatcaatgaggaacgctttggactgtagcaaaaacgttaatagcaaaaaatgcaagcctgcaggcgggaggttggggatatattgatcgttgtagtagaatcttacaatatatgaggaacactgcgctcataataccctccctataccctatgaaacaccctccctgcaaaggcctttaaacgttttcccgttggaagaggctttttccAGAACTTttgggtatgacgtcagtggtacgcctccaggctcaccgtaaccggaatgcaggggcagcggagaacctcctccattacGCGAAGTACATGGAGGCTTGCAGTgcctgcagcaccttgacggcctccacatattgggcagtggtcaacacgGCGTCCCCGCCGCCCTCAGGCGGCTCCCTGACAACACCagacgtctccagcttgctggcgatgtgcTGTTTTGCGCGGAAGGCtgccaggtgcgcgtagtacacaggggccgggatgctcacgctccttgcacaccgggagtatgtgtggcacaggtagaagctgagcttctgcaggtcgtccgcgctgaacttggagtcatcccacacgatatagtagtgggccggccggctggtgccctgcgggtGCGCCGAGGAGTACACTTATTCACATGCGAGAATTCCAAGGGCCGTGTCATGTTGTGTCGCGTCGTGTCGTGGTATGTGGTGGTGCGGCGTCGTCCTGCTTGTGGTGTGATGTGGCGTGGTGTTTGCGGTTTAAATGCGCCATTACGTGGGAATgagtgtttaaacgcaatatacaaaaaccgGCAGTGCCCATGAGCACAACATGCGCTTGCCCTGCTCCTAATGCTgcatgcacaacatgtttctggctttatctggccttagatgccctcgcgccaatAAATACAGTGAATAACTGTTATTTCCTGGCTGACTGTCATCAGCGCATTCGTCGGTCATCGTCGTCTATGTCGCTGTCCCGATAAAAatcgaggcatacaagccgacacgACTATTTAAACAAAAAATCAATTTTGACCGTTTTTTGAGACTTCAAAGCCGCTTCCCGCTTTAACGTACGAGCTAaacatcaagcgcttctcttttcacccaaccTTATGCATTCATTGTCTCAGTAGACGCCACCTCGAGAATAAAAACCAATGCCCACATTCACACGACAGCATCACCCTGCACTGGCCCTAGAGGTCCCCCATGCGCAACTTCCGTACCGCTTCCCCAAAGTCGAACAATGACGTCACAGTCACACACAGCGCTCCAGGTGGCCACAACGTAAAGCGGAAAGCTGCCGTCACAGTCTCGCGCGTAGGTGATCTCGAAGGCCATGCTTCCGTTTCCTCaagatgtggaaggcctacaccgCAGCCGCTCCTGGTATTTGCAGCGCACTAACGACGCGACGCGGCTGTGGAGACGCCGGGGAGcggactatttcctccgcaaattcataaacgaaaacaccgcCGACCATTTGTTCCCTCTTACAATAGCAACAAGTGCGGAGAAGACGTcgcctacctggatgccgaagtggctgcagaggaagaagtcgaagtccagcgggtgcgtgaccaccgagtctacggtcgtgcctggtgggacgttgcgacacttgcccacaccgtcgcggtcgttggcgggcatgaacctcgtgtgatgccgcttctggaccacgatgaacgtcagtggtggctcgtaggtctcgttgggagacagttccttgcacgctagccggatggcgctcacctgcgaGATTTGAGAGCCGAAACAAAAATGTCGGTCAAGGCTGAAAGGCCATTCGAATCATCACGATATCTACCTAGTTCAGAATGTAAACCAAACAGTTTGGACGTTCACGAACTATGCTGTCGTACCTTATACAATTGTCGTTTGACAAAAAGTGTACGGCgaagagcagcgtttttttttagcAATGCTATTATCGGTTGTACTCTGGTTAAGTGAGCCGTTTAAGctaccgttcagttcaacggaagtgCAGATTTTCCAACTGACGCTGAAATGAATAACAGTCGGCTGCAGTTACTCGGCATACTCCGCTAAATTTAGTTCACGCGGTCCACATTCTGGATCACGTGATCGGTTTGTACATAACTCTGGGCATTGACTCCCTATAGTTGACTTCACTGAACTAAAATTTCTGTGCAAGCTTGGTGTTTGAGTATGCCTAAAGTGAACAAGCACACAGAGCTAAGAAAATTCAGTATAGGAACGtccggcttcaccgctcagccgttgttttCCTTGTGCCACTTCGCGGTATTCTTTTTCTGGATGCACTAATCcgaatatagtcggatacactcaagaatgaagccgcttttctccgtaaaaggaccccgttccagccaatggcttcggcttATTATCACGAACCCTCAAGGCTGACAATGCGGTGAGCGCCGTGACAGTGACAATAGTCTTCCCtgtgaggggggagactaaccccttTCATCTACAACTCCCTACGTGGTTAcccaagcaggctcatgagaattggtctacgccattggctgcaagatAGTCCATTCAGGGGGAAAAGCCGCtcggttcttgagttgtatccgactataatggaagttgtagttgtacttatattagccaggatagcaagatgtggcagccggaaatgccgCCGACTTGGGCGATTCAGAGGGTCAGTAGACTGGTCCAACTGCATATCTCTACTGAGCTGAGAtctcaacagcaggtggcgctgccttttattacccgtgccacacgcgcactaGAAATAACCGCAGATGATTGTAGGcttaagtttgcctatgccattattttcggagctggcgctacacgtccaGATTTAACGACATTATCATTTATTGGCAGATTTATTGACATTACAGATTCGCGACtaaacagaggagattacaatccaaTAAATTACGATATTaaaatgttttctgataatattctgaCACCCTCTTTTCAATATAGGTCAGAAGAAGATAACCGCGGGTTCAATTTAGAGACAAGCTCGCAGAAATAGTAGCCAAACATGTCCCGcttatcacgctatcaaatcataaaCCTAACCCTTGCTTTACATGAAAGCATCAAcgcatgagaaataagaaaaaacggttgtacaaaaatacaaagcaaGAATGTTCGCCCTGCGCGCGGGGTAAATATAAAACCAACCTAAAGCTGTTTTGTCCTGGCCTTTGTGACGAAAAAAAGCCCTTACTGCGCTACTTAAGAACAATAAAAGCAAGTCATTCAAAACAATACGTCCGAACagtgtcagtaatgatatatCAATGCATGACGTTCACAGCTCCCCTACTTCGATGCCGAATGTCCTAaagcatttaactcgtttttcgcatatattttcacccAAGAATATAATCCTAACATCTCGTATATACCTGATTTTGGTTACCCGTACATGGCACCGGTTGACATTACACTTGATGGCTTAGTACTCCTGATAAATAACCAAGTACCCTCCTTTCCTGGTGTTGATGAAATCAATTCAAAATACTaaagaaatgccatttctgtctccagcATCATCTTTCTTCATAACTTTAAGCAGAcaatatctacaggtgaggtttccaccgattggaaaataggaaatgttgtaccggttttcaaaagtggcaacaaacactcgcacgaaaactgcccacttgcacctttttggactttgccaaagcattttaTCGGGTAGAACATTGCCGACAAATATCTAAGCTTTATGCGCTTAAATTAgattctttaactctgtcatgggCCCGTAGTTTTCTTTCTAATCGCCAGCAGCTCGACGTTGTTAACAATTATTAATTTCCTGTTTCCGATGTTACATCGGACGCGGCGCAAGGAAGCCTCCTCGGTCCATTactgttcttaatttacattaatgacctgccagcaacaatctcatcttagatacacacatttgctgacgactgcattaatTATTGGccaataaaatttactaatggcCGCCTTGAACTTTAAAGTGACCTCGATTGcataaacgactggtgtaaaacgtaTCTAATGACTTTAAGCTTTTCTAAGTGTAAGATAATTACTTTTAGCCGAAAATTAGTGACTTCCAATTTTTCATACCACaataataacgatacattggctcggactacgcagtataagcatctaggcgtccatatttcaTCAAACTTTTCTAGGGCTGAACACACAACCACCACTTTCGCcaatgcttcccggtcactagttttccttcgccgtaacctgcaatgcactacccctcacgtgcataaacaagcctacattatttttgtagcaccgcagctagagtacgcttcatccatctggtcaccttatcagaaatatctaatagagaagttggaagctgtccagaatcgGGCTTGTCGTCTCATTTCTCAAAATTACAGTTATCAGTCCAGTGCAACCAAACTGAATATCAAACTTTCGCTCCAAGCATCCTTTGCAAATTCGTCGCGAgactgcccttttatctatctttcacaaatgcgtccatgccactgattcaccgcaaGCACATCTACgacgtccctcctacttataacATAGATTATATAATAACTACAGCTTAGCcgaatttatggcaacacacatgatttcaacttctcgtcactcccgcgtgccattcgtctctggaatgatcttccggactgcatcgccctgcagggCAATCAAGACACATTTTGCAAACATCTACCCAAATACTTCGTTGATAACGGTTAGCATGTCATTTAAATACTCAGGATTCgtacaacttcgttttcagcagcttgagactattgcctctttggtttCGTGGATGCGCAGCTTTGCtcatttatgcctgatatgttttctttggcttttgtatAAATCTTCGTGCATTTCTCCTGTTTTGTTTCATGAcgcagagtgtttttttttacttttatccctgttaatgaattgcgatatcttatctgaactcacctcTTATTTGTCTGTTTTGCTGTACATTTAATATGATTTTTGGATTTCTGGCCTATTTCTCACTAACTTCTGTATCgaccccttacacaatgcctctccagaGGCCTATAAGGTATCtctatataagtaaataaataatttattattcaCGGTGAAGATACCGCCttcaaggcagtaaaaaaaaCCCTGAACATAAACAGTGTTAATGAGCCAATATCCCAGCAATGCTATTCAGATATAATTTAAAAATTAATTTGTAGAATAggccactgttcttgcttgacaatAGTGTAAAAGTAGAACTCGTGTGTCAGCTCAAATGATAACAGTACATATGAATTGCTGGTAAAAATATTGTTCTTTTTGAATAAACCATTATCCTCTGTATAGTaacttcacacaaaaaaaaatgttttcctgtATGCGGAATGGGGAAAAGAGTATACAGTGCTcgggcgaatgagttgtggcgaactcagaaggtcgcaaaagccagttagtctgtctaatgtCATTAAATACGAGTGCGTGGCACCGCGCCAATTGCGTTAAAAATTGATTtactaagtaattaatgacataaaacttgaccgtgtggcacgggtataacacctcgagctgtcgttcagttcaacggacggtcaactgcGCAGCAGTTATAATCACCCGTGTGTAAGAAGGGTGAGAGGCAGAGCGGATACGTACAAAACCGCGCCAGaggcctcagtcttggatgtttaccaccttttgaagagaaGCGATCAACCTAAGGTCAACTAACGCCGagaagacgtctccagaaatgaatatcctGGATGTCCTGAAATTATAACCCTGTGGAGATCAATTCGGTGTCTTTAACGTATATGCACAGCTTGTCCCCTTCTCAAAAGACAAAGGTTATCCAATGACACGAGTGACATTGAATGCGGGAAAAACTGTCTTAACGAGATGAGCGTTTAGTGGGCACACTATTGTAGTAGGCGCAGTTGCTTACCTCAtggttacggacttccaagaactgcccctcgctcactccgtccctgtagaagacgatccgctCGGGCTTGTGCCTGGTGGCGCGGTAGAAAGCCAGTAGCAATTCTttgatcatgtccttcaggtctctgatgatttccacacgcgccttagcctCGGAGTgttcaatctgtacccgaatggtggcgtgaaacttggacggtacagcgtctaggcttccgacgcacgcaGCGATGGATGGCCTGAccttgtctccaggcgatggatgcgacacgtctgctccgatGACGATCACGGGGCTATGGAACAGCTTcggcttctcctgcatcaggagactattgttgataccgcccatcttggcgttgatcttctggcacaggttttggatgagcgctgcgttgcacttttgaaccacgttgttgtccaatatgcattgtgtgcgcagggagagctcagtctctgccacctgcttgatctcagcgtagttcgtgTCTTTTGTTATCacagccacaaccatctccaactgcgggtgctgctggcgctgctccgtgagaacggtccgcatgagcttgcggtttgtgtcgaacgtgatgaccgcaagcggctgcgcaatgcgcatgcccagttcttggccgataCGGATGAGCATCCTGACGAAGTTTTCCAGGGAATCCTTGTGCGcgaagcggctcacgttgagaacaatccactttgtcatggacatcgcctcgcagaagcgctgccctcggagatcccacgtaccgttgcgcggcttgcacatggtgttgttctcaaaaaccagatatggcgggtcgagcactctgcccacaacctgagtgggttcagtgttgatcttgacgccgaactctcgtaggtacttgtccgagctgctgaccatgtcgcgcacagactgacgaatctcctggaagcgcttggctggcggctgggccgtgcgcttgatcatctcggcggtctgactctcgtcgagcttcttccgacagtgctggccttcggccagctcgcacacctccagaggaatgtagaccggatgcgtcgggctaccactctgcacgcaagggaagttcgggtacgacaagcgtctgtagcggctctggaagtagtctgcgacggagatctgactaccttctgattcaaaatagatttcCTTAGCAGGTTCtctcgtgatcttgaccactttgtacttgcgcgggtacggaaggtgcgtcactttgacacggagtcccttgagctccctattcaggcGCACATACTGGTTCTCGCGCAATGACCGGAAGTCCGCGGGCGTCAACACACGACGGCTGTCGCTTAggaacctgcacatgaagtcgaccagtggaagcgactcgtagaatgctgttgctgacatgtcgacgttaagcatgggcttccattgggcgggtcgaacactcgtgtagtagccaaaccacacctcccggcctcctccgaggtcattgttCTCGTTGGGTCCAGGcggtctgaagaacgagcgtccaaccggtgcaaggttgatcgaagggctgtgcctcaagacgatgtcgatggcctggaggacttcctgcggcacagtttgtacgcgcttttggaagacaCCATGCAGGGCGTCCAGGTTCACtgtggccgcgtactggatcttgattataaacttctgggatctttggtcttcctcgaggtcgactgtgaatgtgcgctcgcggaagttgagctggcggcgcgtgtacaggttcttgcggccatcgaaagccgggatgcagttggccaggtcttgccggtacttctttactaggagctcgatgacaATCCTGTTGATCTTCGTGCTGAGAcatcggtactttttctgctcaggaaccttggtctcctggGCAGTCTCAGAGGAGATCTCGACGTCATAGTGATAGACGCTGCCAGTCGGTATCtcaatgctgaagtggttggcaagaagttgtatggtccgacccagctggccgtgggcgggccgccgcgggaagtgagagggcagggttcgctcgagctcctgcgccgtgaTTGGTGGCAATTAGAGCAGAGCATGAACAATTAAGGATGCACGCACTGTctcgtgtgttgagcgtcactTAACTTTGAccgaatggtcttcgatctacactacactgcaggaccggttccggtgagtcttaatgaaaaaagcctcctgcaccccgtgcGTTGTAGCGAGCCCATTAAAGGACGGCGCTTGATCATTGATATGCTCCAGTGAGAATGTTTTAAATGTTTCGTGCAAGCGAAGCTATCTGCAGTCAATATCTAAATTTCAGCATATTCGAGACTTCCTATAtcttttcatcactcttttcatgctcacaggtcggcgctctTCATCCAGCCCTACCCAatcggccccaccgccggctgccgacgagtTCGGTAGTTATCCCCTGTAGAatggggtcggggggggggggcctcCTGAACCGCCGAAGCGACGCTTATTACTCGCAGTGGCCATAGCAGCTGCCTTACTTTTGAATCTAACTGACAgacaaatctgaaaaaaaaatacgcagcaGCGCGAGGCGTAGAAATGCGCGTGCGTGAAAAAGTCTCTGAAAAaagctcgccaaccttcgctcgggattgtggCTTCTGTGCTCAATGTAGAAATATATGGTTCAGGTGTTTATGACGAGAGAACATAGTGGTTGAGCTAGGTTATATACACGGCTGGTCAAAAGTCTCCGGGCCACAGGGCTTGCTTCTTTTGAGCAGTATATCATGGCATTTAAGACgcgaataaagctatcaaggttcgcaGAAAACAAAAGCCTCTTCCGCCCTCAATGGATATTTTGAGTATTTGAGGGTGTCATGTCTGCCTTATTATACAGCTCAAAAACAgtccctgtggcctgggaacttttgaccgaccctgcaCTTTCCTCAGAATATATTTCAGATCCTTGTGCTATCTTGCG includes these proteins:
- the LOC144102231 gene encoding protein argonaute-2-like, producing MGKGKRKDKKNDSAAGPPAVPSASGGNQATPPAPSPAGPSRVSFAQALQQGAAASPQPRAVSGGPTTAAEPSAQPSASRPSYGAAAASGSANVAASNPRPASAAAAVSGSQPAAAALPPSPLCTPPVAVTQQTSEAGDQATPGDDVRIKELERTLPSHFPRRPAHGQLGRTIQLLANHFSIEIPTGSVYHYDVEISSETAQETKVPEQKKYRCLSTKINRIVIELLVKKYRQDLANCIPAFDGRKNLYTRRQLNFRERTFTVDLEEDQRSQKFIIKIQYAATVNLDALHGVFQKRVQTVPQEVLQAIDIVLRHSPSINLAPVGRSFFRPPGPNENNDLGGGREVWFGYYTSVRPAQWKPMLNVDMSATAFYESLPLVDFMCRFLSDSRRVLTPADFRSLRENQYVRLNRELKGLRVKVTHLPYPRKYKVVKITREPAKEIYFESEGSQISVADYFQSRYRRLSYPNFPCVQSGSPTHPVYIPLEVCELAEGQHCRKKLDESQTAEMIKRTAQPPAKRFQEIRQSVRDMVSSSDKYLREFGVKINTEPTQVVGRVLDPPYLVFENNTMCKPRNGTWDLRGQRFCEAMSMTKWIVLNVSRFAHKDSLENFVRMLIRIGQELGMRIAQPLAVITFDTNRKLMRTVLTEQRQQHPQLEMVVAVITKDTNYAEIKQVAETELSLRTQCILDNNVVQKCNAALIQNLCQKINAKMGGINNSLLMQEKPKLFHSPVIVIGADVSHPSPGDKVRPSIAACVGSLDAVPSKFHATIRVQIEHSEAKARVEIIRDLKDMIKELLLAFYRATRHKPERIVFYRDGVSEGQFLEVRNHEVSAIRLACKELSPNETYEPPLTFIVVQKRHHTRFMPANDRDGVGKCRNVPPGTTVDSVVTHPLDFDFFLCSHFGIQGTSRPAHYYIVWDDSKFSADDLQKLSFYLCHTYSRCARSVSIPAPVYYAHLAAFRAKQHIASKLETSGVVREPPEGGGDAVLTTAQYVEAVKPCYDGATAKRSHCPLDKEPFQEDDMAWTPISRGNVLGRKVRSWNSEHSCDADCVPSAMLEHFANTFQFHTVTFPRCSEMVLHQDIAEHPERDCVPARARERDDIFGNVVMQAMLASAVTDALENIISGLKTLAETALAEHRRGFASEIRDAVAGNERVMKQVVRPEYERTALFMKDRVVDALCEDRTLGDAGSSASAASAGKQAGSVDDEAKAVEQLATASLNIGGDFLDKSVSAIRLACKELSPNETYEPPLTFIVVQKRHHTRFMPANDRDGVGKCRNVPPGTTVDSVLTHPLDFDFFLCSHFGIQGTSRPAHYYVVWDDSKFSADDLQKLSFYLCHTYSRCARSVSIPAPVYYAHLAAFRAKQHIASKLEASGAVSQSSEGGGDAVLTTAQYVEAVKVLQELQASMYFV